The proteins below come from a single Cololabis saira isolate AMF1-May2022 chromosome 2, fColSai1.1, whole genome shotgun sequence genomic window:
- the LOC133460649 gene encoding E3 SUMO-protein ligase ZBED1-like isoform X1, which translates to MTKPQKKNAPSMAGRTEDDAQKLRPKTSTVWEHFNENKPTKQVKCKLCDAQLSYHGSTTAMHEHLKRRHPGAVTPTRAAESSFKQRRVDEFVMRRGSCTPQMATVLTQSILNMIVTDMRPIAMVEDDGFKQMIQTFHPGYTLPSRTHFTKLIG; encoded by the exons ATGacgaaaccacagaagaagaatgCACCCAGCATGGCAGGAAGAACTGAAGATGACGCCCAAAAACTTCGTCCCAAAACGTCCACAGTTTGGGAACATTTTAACGAAaacaagccaacaaagcaaGTTAAGTGCAAGCTATGTGACGCCCAGCTTTCATACCATGGAAGCACGACGGCGATGCATGAGCATCTGAAACGCCGACACCCCGGAGCCGTAACACCTACACGTGCCGCAGAAAG TAGTTTTAAGCAGAGGCGTGTGGATGAGTTTGTCATGAGAAGAGGTTCATGCACCCCCCAAATGGCTACAGTCCTGACACAGAGCATCCTTAACATGATTGTGACCGACATGAGACCAATAGCCATGGTTGAAGATGATGGCTTCAAGCAGATGATCCAGACCTTTCATCCAGGCTACACCTTGCCATCCAGAACTCATTTTACCAAACTGATTGGTTGA
- the LOC133460649 gene encoding E3 SUMO-protein ligase ZBED1-like isoform X2 — protein MTKPQKKNAPSMAGRTEDDAQKLRPKTSTVWEHFNENKPTKQVKCKLCDAQLSYHGSTTAMHEHLKRRHPGAVTPTRAAESFKQRRVDEFVMRRGSCTPQMATVLTQSILNMIVTDMRPIAMVEDDGFKQMIQTFHPGYTLPSRTHFTKLIG, from the exons ATGacgaaaccacagaagaagaatgCACCCAGCATGGCAGGAAGAACTGAAGATGACGCCCAAAAACTTCGTCCCAAAACGTCCACAGTTTGGGAACATTTTAACGAAaacaagccaacaaagcaaGTTAAGTGCAAGCTATGTGACGCCCAGCTTTCATACCATGGAAGCACGACGGCGATGCATGAGCATCTGAAACGCCGACACCCCGGAGCCGTAACACCTACACGTGCCGCAGAAAG TTTTAAGCAGAGGCGTGTGGATGAGTTTGTCATGAGAAGAGGTTCATGCACCCCCCAAATGGCTACAGTCCTGACACAGAGCATCCTTAACATGATTGTGACCGACATGAGACCAATAGCCATGGTTGAAGATGATGGCTTCAAGCAGATGATCCAGACCTTTCATCCAGGCTACACCTTGCCATCCAGAACTCATTTTACCAAACTGATTGGTTGA